The region GAGCGAAGTTTTCGCACCAGTGGATTATAACGGGTTTCAATGCTCTCGGAGAGGTCCGGCGGGCCATCTGATGCATCCGGCGAGACGCGATCTCCGAGGTCCTGCCCGGCACAGAACCCGCGACCGGCTCCTGTCAGGACAATTGCCCGGCATGCATCATCATTTTCTGCTGTCACAAGCGCAGCCATCAGCTCGGCATGCATTGCATCATTGAAGGAATTCAGTTTGTCCGGTCGGTTGAGCGTCAGGAGATGGAACCCATCCCGTCTGTCCACAAGCACCGTCTGTTCTGCCATGACAATCCTCCCGCCGGGCTCCTTGATTTGCTGACCGCCCGGTCAGTGAATTGTTCACGGAAGAAGAATGCCTGTCAACGCCAGAGCCGTTAGACGCGAAAGCACCAGACGTTTAACTTGAATTTGCAGTGGTGCTTTAAGAGTTTGTCTCTGCGCGAGCTTTTGTCTGAAAAGTCTATCAACTTTTCAGAAGCACGCTGTAAAGCTGCGGAAAAGATACCAGAGAGAAGGAGAGATTAGGGTCAAGGCTCATTGCTCACGTCCATTCTGCGATAGTCATTTTTTCGTCCAGCGCGGCGGAGGTCCGCAGGAAACCTTCCGGTTTTCAAGGATCTCCAACAAAGCCGGGCGCTAAAATGGCCCCGCCCTTCGGGTTCATCAGGGAAGCTCTGCCTGACCACAAACAACAGCTTGAATAGGGTCCAACTGTCCGGCGCTCTTGTTCCTGCCCATTCTGTACTTCCCTGATGAACAGAATGGGCATGAGCAATGAGTCTTGACCCTAGTCTTTGTCTTTCAATGCTGACCAGGCGCCGTAGGATGACACGCAGAAGGGCACCAGATAGGTGAGGACCAGTTTCAGCAGGTCAGGGTCACCCGTCACGAAGATACGGTCACCCTGGTTGATGAGGTTGAGCAGGGTACCAACAATCACGGCCACCTTGATGGACCGGTTTAA is a window of Coralliovum pocilloporae DNA encoding:
- the nrtS gene encoding nitrate/nitrite transporter NrtS — its product is MPDTTLSRVFRPPILNRSIKVAVIVGTLLNLINQGDRIFVTGDPDLLKLVLTYLVPFCVSSYGAWSALKDKD